The genomic interval GGCGAGGAGCACTTCACCCACGACTTCGCGATCGCCAACACGATCATCCTGGTGCTGAGCTCCGTGACCTGCCAGATCGGCGTCATGGCCGCCGAGGGCGTGCTGCCCTGGGCCAAGGGCGAGTCCCGCAAGGGCCGCACCGGCTCGATCTTCAACATCGCCGGGTGGGGCGTCATCGAGTGGTACACCCTGACCTTCCTCATGGGCGCGGTCTTCGTGTCCGGGCAGGCCTTCGAGTACACCGAGCTGGCCGAGGCCGGCGTCTCCCTCAGCAGCTCGCCCTTCGGCTCGGTCTTCTACCTCGCCACCGGCTTCCACGGCCTCCACGTGATCGGCGGCCTCATCGCGTTCCTGTTCGTCCTCGCCCGGGCGTTCTCCGCGAACGAGTTCACCCAGCACGAGAAGATCAGCGCCATCTGCATCTCCTACTACTGGCACTTCGTGGACGTGGTCTGGATCGGACTGTTCTTCGTCGTGTACCTGATGGACCCGCTGCTCAACGGCACGGTCCCGTGGAACTTCGAGTTCTTCTCCTCCCTCTTCTGATCCTCCGGATCCCCCGGCCCCGGGGGTCCCTTCCCGCCCGCCCCGCACACCGAAACGAGGTCCTCATCGTGAAGGCACTCGCAGCGCGTCGACACCACCCGCTGGCGTTCGTCGCGATCCTGCTGCTCGCGCTCGTCGCGACCGGCGGCCTGTACGCCGCGTTCCAGCCGCGCAGCGCCCAGGCCGAGTCGTACACCCAGGACGACGTCGACAAAGGCGAAGATCTGTTCCTGGCCAACTGCGCGAGCTGCCACGGCACCAACGCGCAGGGCATGCAGGACGACTCGGGCAACACGCTCGGCCCGTCGCTGATCGGCGTCGGCGCAGCCGCGGTCGACTTCCAGGTCGGCACCGGCCGCATGCCGATGCAGAACTCCGGTGCGCAGGCGTGGCGCAAGCCCCCGCAGATGAACGACGAGCAGACCCGTCAGCTCGCGGCCTACGTCGCCTCCCTCGGCCCCGGCCCGTCGGTCCCCGACGAGGAGGCGCTCGACTCGAAGGACGCCGACCTCGAGAACGGCGGCAACATCTTCCGCGTGAACTGCGCCATGTGCCACAACGCGGCCGGCGCCGGCGGCGCCCTGACCCGCGGCAAGTTCGCGCCGTCGCTCAGCGGCGTCGAGTCGAAGCACATCTACGAGGCCATGGAGACCGGCCCGCAGAACATGCCCGTCTTCAACGACGACAACATCTCCGCCTCCGACAAGCGCGACGTCGTCGCCTACCTCAAGGCGCTCGATGAGCAGGGCTCCCCCGGCGGCATCTCGCTGGGCTCCTTCGGTCCCGTGACCGAGGGCCTGTACGCCTGGACCATCGTGCTCTCCCTCCTCGTCGGCTGCGCCGTGTGGCTGGGGGCGAAGGCGAAGTGAGCGACCACGTGAACGAGAACCGCGAGTCGGAGGCACGGTCCTCCTCGGTGAGCACGATCGCTCCCAAGGAGGGCGGCGGCTTCCCGAACCCCGGGCTCCCTCCCCACGTCCACCGCCAGGCCGACGAGAACCCGCGGGCCGCGAAGCGCGCCGAGCGCATGGTCGCCGCGATGTTCGTGCTCTCCGTCCTGGGCACCGTCCTGTTCGTCGCCAGCTACTTCATCTTCACGCCGCTGGGGACGAACCTGCTGGGCACGCCGGGCACGCTGCACGCGGTGCACTGGTCCAACCTGTTCACCGGCCTCGGCCTCGCGGTCGCCGTGTTCTTCATCGGCGCGGCCGCGGTGCACTGGGCCAAGACCCTCATGCCCGATGAGGAATGGGTCGAGGAGCGTCACCACATCGAGGGCTCTGACGAGACCCGTGAGGTCGCCGCGTCGATCATCACCGACGGCCTCGAGGAGTCCGGCGTCGGGCGTCGCCCCGTGATCGTGACGGCCATGGTCGCCGCGCTCACCGCTCTGCCGATCGCGGTGCTCGCGCCCCTGTCGACCTTCGGCCCCCTCCCGGGCAACAAGCTGCACCACACGTTCTGGAAGAAGGGTCTGCGGATCACCCGCGACACCGACGGGACCCCGGTGAAGGCCTCCGAGGTCGCCATGAACTCGATCTTCCACGTCATGCCCGAGGGCCTGACCGAGGACATGGAGGACTACCTCGAGCAGCGCGCGAAGGCGGCTGCGGTGCTCATCCGCATCGACCCGGCGCTGGGGCAGAACCAGGACAGCCTGGACCACGGGTACCAGGGCATCCTCGCCTTCTCGAAGATCTGCACCCATGTGGGCTGCCCGGTCGCGCTGTACGAGCAGCAGACGCATCACATGCTGTGCCCGTGCCATCAGTCGACGTTCGACGTCACCGACGGCGCGAAGGTGATCTTCGGCCCCGCGCACCGCCCGCTCCCGCAGCTCCCCATCGAAGTCGACGCCGAGGGCTACCTCGTCGCCGGCGGCGACTTCCCCGAGCCCATCGGTCCCAGCTTCTGGAACCTGCACAAGGACAAGTGATCTGATGGCGACCACGACTCCCACCCGTCCTCGCACGGAGGCCCCCGCGGACTCCGGCTCCGAGGGCCGCATGCTCAAGCTCGGCGCCGTCGGCGGCGACTGGCTGGACCGCCGCGTCTCCGGCGCGGGCCTGGTCCGGTTCTTCGGGCGCAAGATCTTCCCGGACCACTGGTCCTTCATGTTCGGCGAGGTCGCGCTGTACAGCTTCGTGATCCTGCTGATCTCGGGCACGTACCTCACGATGTTCTTCGTCCCCTCGATGGATGAGGTCGTCTACAACGGCATCTACGCGCCCCTCCAGGGCGCCCACGTGTCGAAGGCCTACGAGTCCACGCTGCACATCTCGTTCGAGGTCAAGGGCGGACTGCTGTTCCGGCAGATGCACCACTGGTCCTGCCTAGTGTTCATGGTCGCGATCTTCGTGCACATGTTCCGCGTGTTCTTCACCGGCGCGTTCCGCAAGCCCCGCGAGCTCAACTGGCTCGTCGGCTTCGCCCTCATGGTGCTGGGCATGGTCGCCGGCTTCACCGGCTACTCCCTCCCGGACGACGTCCTCTCGGGCAACGGCCTGCGCGTGGTCGACGGCCTCATGAAGGGCATCCCGATCGTCGGCACCTACATCTCGATGCTGCTGTTCGGCGGGGAGTTCCCCGGGCACGACATCATCCCGAGGTTCTTCACGATCCACATCCTGCTGGTCCCCGCGGCCATCCTGGGTCTGATCGCGATCCACATGGTGATGCTGGTGCTGCACAAGCACACGCAGTACCCCGGCCCGGGCCGCACCGAGCGCAACGTCGTCGGCTTCCCGGTGTTCCCGGTGTACGCGGCGAAGGCCGGCGGCTTCTTCTTCCTGGTGTTCGGCATCATCACGCTGATCTCGGCCACCACGGCGATCAACTCGATCTGGGTCTACGGGCCGTACGACCCCTCCCCCGTCTCGGCCGGATCGCAGCCCGACTGGTACATGCTCTGGACGGACGGCGGCCTGCGCCTCATCCCGGGCTGGGAGTTCACCGTCTTCGGCTACACGGTGTCGCTGAACATCCTGCTGCCGATGGTGGTCTACGGCGGTCTGCTGGCGTTCCTCGCCCTCTACCCGTTCATCGAGTCGTGGGTGACGGGCGACGACCGCGAGCACCACCTCCTGGATCTGCCGTACAACGCCCCGGTCCGCACCGGCATCGGCGTCGCCTGGATCACCGAGTACCTGATCCTCGCGATGGCCGCCACGAACGACCTCATCGCGGTGAAGCTCCACCTCTCGATCAACGACCTGACGTGGACGTTCCGCATCGCCTTCTTCCTGGCACCGGTGATCGTCTTCTACATCACCAAGCGCCTGTGCCTGGCGATGCAGCGCCAGAAGCGGGACCTCGCCCTGCACGGCGAGGAGACCTCCAAGGTGGTCCGCATGGAGAACGGCGAGATGATCGAGATCCACGAGCCGCTCAACGAGTTCGATCGCTGGGTCCTGGTCCAGCACGACGACTACCGTCCGCTGAAGGCGGGCAAGGGCGTCTCGTCGCTGCGCGCCGCGGCCACCTCGTTCTTCTTCAAGGACCAGCTGGCCCCGGTCACCCCGACCGAGCTCCGGGAGGCCCTCGAGCACGCGGGCCACGAGCGCCACAAGATCGATGAGCTCACCGGCGGCGACTACCGCACTCCGGACGTGCGTTCGCACTGACGCACGAGCTCCCCGACGTGAGAGGGCCCGGACGGCATTGCCGTCCGGGCCCTCTCACGTCCCGGCTGCGCCGCTCCCCCAGGGCCCGTCGCTTCCCTTGACCCTGTCCGCTTCCCGGGCCCTGCCCACTCCCCGGGCCCTGCCGCCTCCCGGCGTGATCATCGGGCTCCTCTGCCGGGCCGTGCACGCAGTGCCCCGCGTCGGACGTCGACCCGACCGCCGGCTCCGCGTGCCGTCCCCGGCGCCCATGGCGTTCCGGGCCCGTCCTCGTCCCGGTGTCGCCCCGCGTCCGCGCGCTGCACAGCGCCCGCCCGCGCAGCACGGCGCGAACGGCCCCGCGACATGCAGGGGTGCACAGCCGACGGCGTCGCGACGAGCGTCGCCCGGCACCACCCCCACCGAACGCTTCCACCCCTCGCTCCGCGCCCCTGCAGGAGCACGACGAGGGCCCCGTCCGCCTCCCTGCCGGAGCAGGGAGGCGGACGGGGCCCGGGGGACGTGATCCCGCTGTCGGGCCGGCGCACGCCGAGGGGGCTCGCGCCGACGACGCTCAGGGAGCGGGGACGGGGGCGGCCTTCCTCATCGTGCCGGGGCCGCCGGTGGCGGTCGCCGGCCCCTCGTCGATCCTGGTCCTCGTGGACGAGGTCGCCGAGCGCAGGGTCAGGAGCAGGTCCACGTGACGAGGCGCTGCGCCGAGCACGGTGGCGACGTCGTCGGCGAGCAGCCGGCGCGCGCCTTCGACGACCCATGCCGTCTCGGCATCCTGGCTCGTGCTCACCGACGCCTGCACCCACGGCGACGACGTCGCGCCGCTCACCTGGACGGACGCGTCGAGAACGCCGGGGATGCCCTCGACGTGCTCCGCGAGCGCCCGCTCCAGCACGGACGGTGCGAGGGTGCCCAAGGGCCTGCTGCCCTCGGCCGTGATCCTCAGCGGGACGGTGGGAGTCCTCCGAGGCACCTGGATCACGAGCAGCCAGATTCCGACGATGACGGCGAGCACCGCGAGGACGCAGGCGACGGGGAGGATCCACGCGTGGTGGGCCTCCGCGAGCGCGGCCGGCGTGGAATCCCCGTGCGGGAGCACGGCGTCGGCACCCGGCCAGCGCCCGGCCAGATCCAGACGCCCGGCAGCGAGCCAGAGGCCCGCGAAAAGGGCGATGATGCCCGCAAGGACGAGCAGGAGCCTGTTGCGGACTCCGGAGACGGAACGCATACGTCCTCCTCTCAGTCGATCCGACGCATCCGCACGCGGATGCTCGGCATGGTGTCGGGGCGGAGCTCGGCGACGGCCGCCTGCGCGGCGTCGCGCACGCCGGACTCGACGGGTCCGACCTCGTCGACGACGGTGCGGGCGCGGACGGTGACCGTGCGCCGGCCGACGTCGACCTGGGTGCCCTGCACGCCGTCGACCTCCTCGGTGCGGGCGCGCACCCGGTTCGCCAGGTCACGGCGGGAGATCACGGTGCTGCCGGGGACGTCGTCCTCGAGCAGGTGCATGCGCGATCGGCCGCCGGGCAGGATCGCGGCGAGGACCATGAGCAGGCCCAGGACCGCGAGCACGCAGCCGGTGACGAGGACCGGGGTCGAGTCGAGTCGCAGGGCTCCGAGGTCGGCGACCGCGGAGGATGCCGATGCGGGCCACGCGCCGTCGATCACGAGAGCGCCGAGAGTCCAGACGCCGAGCCCGCCCAGGACGAGCAGGACCAGGGCGAGGAGCACGACGGGCGTCGTGCGGGCGGGCCGACGGTCGAGGCGGCGGGGTGTCGTCATCATCGCAGGGCCCTCCTCGTGGTCTCGGGATTCAGCCAGGAGATCTCGACGTCCATGCGCCCGACCTCGAGGCCCGTCAGGGTGCTCACCGTCCGCTCCACGTGGGAGCGCAGCTGCGCGAGCACGTCGTGCAGCGGAGCGGGGAAGGCGACGCCGACGTCAACGCGCAGCACGGCGGTGCGGCCGTAGAGGTCGCAGTGGACGGAGGGTCTGGTGCCGAAGTCACGGCGGGCGCCGACGCCCAGCACTCCCCCGGCCGATGAGCCGATGTGCGGGACCTCGCTCGCGGCCTGCTCCGCGATCCGCGCGACGACGCGTGCGGGCACCGTGGTGGTGCCGCGGGACTCCGCGGGCCGTCCGGCGGCGCCGGAGCCCGCGCCGGGAGCGGATTTCGGATCGCCCGCGTGATCGTCCTGCGACCAGAGGTCCGTTCCCGATGTGGTCGCCTCCTGCACGGACGCCACGGTCACCGCCTCCAGCGGTCGGTGAGCCCGCGGATCTCGATCCGTCCGTCGATGACCATGCCGACGGCGAGGCCGATGGCACCGAACACGAGGACGAGGAAGAACTGGCCGAACGATCCGAAGGCGAGTGCGGCGCCGAGCAGGAGCCCGACGAGCACGGCGAATTGTGATGTCTTCATGTGTGCTCCTCGATCAGGGGCGGGCCGGGCGTCGTGCCCGGCCCGCCGAGGTTCTGCGCCCGGCGCAGGTCAGCGCCCGGCGCGGAGGCTCGTTCAGCGCAGGTCGCTGCTGCGCTGCTCGCCGCCGGACTGCTCGTCGTCCTCGTCCGGGAGGTGGACGTCGACGACGTTGACGTTGACCTCGATGACCTCGAGTCCGGTCGCCTTCTCGACCTGCTCGATGACGTTGCGACGGATCGCGTTGCCGACCTCGACCACGGAGGCGCCGTACTCCACGACGACGGTCACGTCGATCGCGGCCTGGGTCTCGCCCTTCTCGACGCCGATGCCGCCGGTGACATTGGTCTGCGAGTTCGGGATGCGGTCGGTGACGGCCGAGAATGCCCGGCGCATGGCATTGCCCATGTCGTAGACGCCGGGGACCTCGCGGGCGGCCATGCCGGCGATCTTCGCGACGACCGTCTCCTCGACGGTGGTCACGCCGCGGTCCGTCTGCAGGGGCCCACGGGGTGCAGCGGTCTGCTGCTGGTCCTGCTGCTTCTCATCGGCCTCCTGGGCGCGTGCGACGGCCCGCTCGCGCTGCTGGCCGGTCTGAGGGATGGATGCGTTGCTCGCCATGAGTTCTCCTCGGTTCGGGCCCGGATCGACCGGGCCGTTCTCAGTGGACACCAGGAGGACGTCACCGTCCGCCGGTCCCTCACGACGAAGCCTATGTGATCCCGCTCACCCGTGGGGCGCTCGGACTCAGTGCAGCCGTCCCGGTCGCGGCCCTCGTTCCGGAGCCCCGCCGGGGTCCTCCTCGAGGTGGGCGACGAGCCAGCGCGCGGCAGCGAGCGTGAGACGCGGATCCTCCGCTCGCAGCGCCCGGCTGGCCCGCAGTGGTGACCTCTCGGCGTCGAGACGTCGTCGGGCGAGGACGTCCCGCGCCCATGCGCGGGCCCGCTCGAGCGCCCCGTCGTCCGCGAAGACGCCCATCACCACGAGTCCCGCGTCCCGGACGTCCCGTGGCAGACCGCCGATCATGTGTCTGCGCAGCGCCATCCTGTCCCCCGTTCCCCGGCTCGCCTCCCCGCTCTGCGGTGCGGCCGGATCCTGCGGCCATGATCCCACGCGCACAGCACGACGGCCCGCCCACCATGCGGTGGACGGGCCGTCGAGGAGTGCGCCCCCTCGGGAGGGGAGCGCCGGATGATCAGTGGGCGTGCTGGCCGCGGGAGAACTCCATGACCCAGCCGACGACGCCGACGATCACGAAGACCGAGCCGATCGCGAGGATCCACCAGCCGGCCGCGACGCCCAGGAACGCGAGACCGCAGCCGATCCCGGCCCAGAGGGGCCACCAGCTGTACGGGGCGAAGCTGCCCTGCACGCCGGCCTCGTCCGAGACCTCGGCCTCGAGGTTCTCCTCGGCCCGGTCCGGGAACCGCTTGGAGGCCCAGGTGAGGGTCGTGGCGATCATCGCCGCGAGCAGGGTCGCCATGAGCAGGGCCGGGAAGCCCGCGGTCTCGATGCCGAGCGGGGCGTACCCGCCGGTCCAGACGCCGTAGACCACGCCGACGATGAGGAAGAACGCGGCGAGGATCCAGAAGATCAATGCAGTGGTGCGCATGTGTCAGTTGCTCCTCGGGTTCTTGATCGGCTCTTCCGCGAGCAGATGCGACTGGGCGCCGACCTCCGGGTGGTGCAGATCGAAGGCGGGTCGCTCGGAGCGCACGCGCGGCAGCGAGTGGAAGTTGTGGCGCGGGGGCGGGCACGAGGTCGCCCACTCGAGCGAGGCGCCGTAGCCCCAGGGGTCGTCCACCTCGATCTTCTTCTTCTGGACGTGCGTGATGACGACGTTCAGGAGGAACGGCAGCGTCGAGGCGCCGAGGATGAAGGCGCCCACGGTGGAGAGCTTGTTCATCCAGTCGAACTGGTCCTCGGCGAGGTAGTTCACGTAACGGCGGGGAGCCCCCTCCACGCCCAGCCAGTGCTGGATGAGGAAGGTCATGTGGAAGCCGATCATGAACATCCAGAAGTGGAACTTGCCGAGCTTCTCGTTCAGCTTGTACCCGAACATCTTGGGCCACCAGAAGTAGAAGCCCGCGAACATCTCGAAGGCGACCGTCCCGAACACCACGTAGTGGAAGTGGGCGACCACGAAGTAGGTGTCGGAGAGGTGGAAGTCCAGCGCCGGGCTGGAGAGGATCACGCCGGTCAGACCGCCGAAGAGGAAGGTCGTGAGGAAGCCGAGCGAGAACAGCATCGGTGTCTCGAAGGTCAACGACCCTCGGAACATCGTGCCCACCCAGTTGAAGAACTTCACGCCCGTCGGCACCGCGATCAGCATGGTCATGAAGCTGAAGAAGTTCAGCATCACGGCGCCGGTCGTGTACATGTGGTGCGCCCACACCGTGACCGAGAGGGCCGCGATGGAGATCGTCGCGTAGACGAGGGTCTTGTAGCCGAAGACGGGCTTGCGGCTGAAGACCGGGAAGATCTCGGTCGCGATGCCGAAGAACGGCAGGGCGATGATGTACACCTCGGGGTGCCCGAAGAACCAGAACAGGTGCTGCCAGAGCACCGCTCCGCCGTTCTCCGGGTCGAAGATGTGCGCTCCGAACTTCCTGTCGGCGCCGAGGGCGAACAGCGCGGAGGCCAGCGGCGGGAAGGCCATGAGCACCAGGAGCGCCGTGATCAGCACGTTCCAGGTGAAGATCGGCATGCGGAACATGGTCATGCCGGGCATGCGCATGCAGATGACCGTGGTGATGAAGTTGACCGAGCCGAGGATGGTGCCGAAGCCCTGGAGCCCCAGGCCGAAGACCCACAGGTCACCGCCGAGTCCCGGTGTGAACGTCGTGTCCGACAGCGGGGCGTAGGCGAACCATCCGAAGGAGGCGGCGCCCTGGGGGGTGAGGAAGCCCGCGAGCACGATGAGCGAGCCGAACAGGGTGATCCAGAAGGCGAACATGTTCAGGCGCGGGAACGCCATGTCGACGGCGCCGATCTGGAGCGGCATGAAGTAGTTCGCGAAGCCGTTGAACAGCGGGGTCGCGAACATCAGCAGCATGATCGTGCCGTGCATCGTGAACAGCTGGTTGTACTGGTCCTTGGAGACGACGACCTGCAGGCCGGGCTCCCAGAGCTCGGCGCGGATCATCAGGGCCAGCACGCCGCCGATGCAGAAGAAGCTGAACGCCATGGCCAGGTACATCAGGCCGATCACCTTGTGATCGGTCGAGGTGATGATCCGGACGAAGTTCCTGCCCAGAGACGTCTCACGGACGGGCTGGTGAACGGCCGTCGCGCGCGCCGGCGCGGCGGGGACCTGGGTGCTCATTTCTGGACCTCATCTCCCGTGCGGCCGTTGGCCGCGTCGTCCTTCTCGCGCATGTTCCAGTCCTCGAGGTTCCTCGAGAGGTCCACGGAGAGCTGACCGGTGTTGCCCTTGTCGCGCAGGTCCTTCATGTGCTGGTCGTACTCCTCCTGGGAGACGACCTTCACGTTGAAGAGCATGTCCGAGTGGTACTCGCCGCAGAGCTCGGCGCACTTGCCGGCGTAGGTGCCCTCACGCGTGGGGGTCACCTGGAACGTGTTGGTGTGCCCCGGGAACATGTCCTTCTTGTAGAGGAAGTCCGGGATCCAGAACGAGTGCACGACGTCGCGCGAGTCCAGGTCGAAGCGCACGGTCTGGTTCACCGGCAGGTAGAGCACGGGCAGCGACTCCGCGGCGCCCGGAGTGCCGGTCTCGAAGGACTGCACCCCCGCGTCCTCGTGGACGTCGGCGTCCACGTAGTTGAAGTCCCAGCTCCACTGCTTGGCGACCACGTTCACCGTGACGTCGGGCTTCGCCGAGGTGTCCTCGATCTCGCCCACGTCGCGCTGGGTGAAGTAGAACAGCGTCATGATCATGACGACCGGGACGAGGGTGAAGATCATCTCGATCGGCATGTGGTAGCGCAGCTGCACGGGGAAGCCCGTGTCGTCCTTGCGACGCCGGTACGCGATCGCGCTCCAGATCGCCAGGCCCCACACGACCAGACCGACGAGCACGAGAGCGGTCCAGGAACCGGTCCACAGCTGGGTGATGCGCTCGGTCTTGTCGGTGATCTGGACGCCGTCGTCGGCACCGGGGAGGAAGCCGCGCTTCTGCTCCGCGGTGCAGCCGGACAGCGCGAGCATCGCCGGCGCGAGTACGGCCGCCACGCGGCGCAGGCGCCGGCGGCGTTGTGTGGCCTGGGGGATCACAGGATGACCTTCCACTCGTCGGCCCTCCGGGAGGAGGCGCGGCGTGCTGCCTGCTGGGGGCAGCGCGTCGCACGCGCGGGGAGGGCGGGTGCTTCGCGGGTCGGGGCAGACCCGGGGACGTGCGTCGTGCGCGGCCCGACGGCGGCGGCGTCGAGCAGGCCGGCGGGGGCGGGACCCTCACCGTCGGCGACAGCTGATCGCATCACGCGGGACGAACATGACGGCACAGCGTCATCATACGTGTTTCCCGGACTCGGTTCAGCATTCAGGTTCCGGTGTCGTCGGGGGTGACGACGTGCACAGACGCCGACGGGCCCGCCCTCGCTCACATGCGGAGCGAGGGCGGGCCCGTCGAGCTGCTGCGCTCTCGCGCAGGGCGCCGACGCGGACGTCAGCTGAAGGAGTCCCCGCAGGCGCACGAGCTGCCCGCGTTGGGGTTGTCGATCGTGAAGCCCTGCTTCTCGATCGTGTCGGCGAAGTCGATCGTCGCTCCCGCGAGGTACGGCGAGCTCATGCGGTCGACGACGACCTCGACGCCGTCGAAGCCGACGGTCGAGTCACCGTCCATCAGCCGCTCGTCGAAGTAGAGCTGGTAGATCAGGCCGGAGCATCCGCCCGGCTGCACCGCGATGCGCAGTCGCAGGTCGTCGCGCCCCTCCTGCTCGAGCAGGGACGTGACCTTCGCCGCGGCCTCGCCGGTGAGCGTCACGCCGTGCGCGGGGGCCTCGGTGTCGATGGTGGTGGTCATCTGGGTTCCTCCTCACTGCAGGTGCCTCCAGGTTACGCCTCGCCGGGCGCGACCGGGGACAGCGTCCGTCACGTCACATGCTCCGCGCCCGGTCAGCCGCGTCGCCTCTCGAGCCCCGCCGCGCCGCGCAGCAGCAGCGCCTCGGCGAGGCACACCCTGGCGAACTCCCCCAGGTGCAGGGACTCGTCGACGCCGTGGGCGCGGGAGTCGGGGTCCTCGACACCGGTGACCAGCACCTCCGCCCCGGGGAACACCTCGAGCAGGTCGGCGATGAAAGGGATCGACCCTCCGAGGCCGGTGTCCACGGGCTCCGTGCCCCAGGCATCGCGGAAGGCGGAGCGCGCGAGCCGCATGGCCGGGGTGTCCGAGGGGGCGAGGAAGGGGCGTCCCTGCTCGCCCCGGGCGATCTCGAGGACGGCCCCGCGCGGGGCGTGGGACTCGAGGTGCGCGACGAGCGCGTCCATGGCGGCCTGCGGATCCTGGCCCGGCGGGATGCGCAGCGAGATCTTGGCGCGCGCCGCGGGCACGAGCGTGTTGGAGGCATCGCGCACCGACGGGGCGTCGATGCCGATCACCGAGAGAGCGGGTGCGGACCACAGGCGCGAGGTGATCGAGCCGGTGCCCGCGAGGGGCTGGCCCTCGAGGATGCCGGCGTCGCGCCGGTAGTCGGCCTCGGGCATCTCGACCTCGGGCGCGTCCGCGCGCACGAGTCCCTCGACGGCAACGTCGCCGTTCTCGTCGTGCAGCGTCGCCACCATGCGTCCCATCTGGGTGAGCGCGTCCAGGACCGGCCCTCCGAACATGCCCGAGTGGACGGCGCGCTCGAGCACGCGCACGGTCACCGTGAGGTCGACCACTCCGCGCAGGCTCGTGGTGAGCGCGGGCGTGCCGACGGCCCAGTTCGCGGAGTCGGCGACGACGATCGCGTCGGCCTCGAGCTGGTCCCTGTGGGCCTCGATGAAGCGCCGGAAGGTCGGGGACCCCGCCTCCTCCTCGCCCTCGACGAACACCGTCACGCCGACGCCGAGCTCGGAGAGCTCCTCCCCCACCAGGCGCAGCGCGGTGACGTGGGCCATCACGCCGGCCTTGTCGTCGGCCGCGCCGCGGCCGAACAGCCGGTC from Brachybacterium kimchii carries:
- the ctaC gene encoding aa3-type cytochrome oxidase subunit II, yielding MIPQATQRRRRLRRVAAVLAPAMLALSGCTAEQKRGFLPGADDGVQITDKTERITQLWTGSWTALVLVGLVVWGLAIWSAIAYRRRKDDTGFPVQLRYHMPIEMIFTLVPVVMIMTLFYFTQRDVGEIEDTSAKPDVTVNVVAKQWSWDFNYVDADVHEDAGVQSFETGTPGAAESLPVLYLPVNQTVRFDLDSRDVVHSFWIPDFLYKKDMFPGHTNTFQVTPTREGTYAGKCAELCGEYHSDMLFNVKVVSQEEYDQHMKDLRDKGNTGQLSVDLSRNLEDWNMREKDDAANGRTGDEVQK
- a CDS encoding dipeptidase, coding for MSHEPAPEGDTPRPSDRPAAPESAVGPAAAPQEEVEGLRARLEGILPRAIEDLSALVRIPSIAFPGYDRTPVHESAEAVAALLRGAGMPEVTITHVDEGAPAVIARRPARDGLPTVLLYAHHDVQPTGDPQAWTTDPFTPAREGDRLFGRGAADDKAGVMAHVTALRLVGEELSELGVGVTVFVEGEEEAGSPTFRRFIEAHRDQLEADAIVVADSANWAVGTPALTTSLRGVVDLTVTVRVLERAVHSGMFGGPVLDALTQMGRMVATLHDENGDVAVEGLVRADAPEVEMPEADYRRDAGILEGQPLAGTGSITSRLWSAPALSVIGIDAPSVRDASNTLVPAARAKISLRIPPGQDPQAAMDALVAHLESHAPRGAVLEIARGEQGRPFLAPSDTPAMRLARSAFRDAWGTEPVDTGLGGSIPFIADLLEVFPGAEVLVTGVEDPDSRAHGVDESLHLGEFARVCLAEALLLRGAAGLERRRG
- the ctaD gene encoding aa3-type cytochrome oxidase subunit I, encoding MSTQVPAAPARATAVHQPVRETSLGRNFVRIITSTDHKVIGLMYLAMAFSFFCIGGVLALMIRAELWEPGLQVVVSKDQYNQLFTMHGTIMLLMFATPLFNGFANYFMPLQIGAVDMAFPRLNMFAFWITLFGSLIVLAGFLTPQGAASFGWFAYAPLSDTTFTPGLGGDLWVFGLGLQGFGTILGSVNFITTVICMRMPGMTMFRMPIFTWNVLITALLVLMAFPPLASALFALGADRKFGAHIFDPENGGAVLWQHLFWFFGHPEVYIIALPFFGIATEIFPVFSRKPVFGYKTLVYATISIAALSVTVWAHHMYTTGAVMLNFFSFMTMLIAVPTGVKFFNWVGTMFRGSLTFETPMLFSLGFLTTFLFGGLTGVILSSPALDFHLSDTYFVVAHFHYVVFGTVAFEMFAGFYFWWPKMFGYKLNEKLGKFHFWMFMIGFHMTFLIQHWLGVEGAPRRYVNYLAEDQFDWMNKLSTVGAFILGASTLPFLLNVVITHVQKKKIEVDDPWGYGASLEWATSCPPPRHNFHSLPRVRSERPAFDLHHPEVGAQSHLLAEEPIKNPRSN
- the erpA gene encoding iron-sulfur cluster insertion protein ErpA, which encodes MTTTIDTEAPAHGVTLTGEAAAKVTSLLEQEGRDDLRLRIAVQPGGCSGLIYQLYFDERLMDGDSTVGFDGVEVVVDRMSSPYLAGATIDFADTIEKQGFTIDNPNAGSSCACGDSFS